The DNA sequence CCACGATGGCGGCCAGCATGATCCCGACGAGCCCGCCGTGAAACGACATCCCGCCCTCCCACATGCGGAAGACGTACAGCGGGTCGTGCAGCCATTGTCCGCTGCTGTACACGAGCGTGTAGCCGAGCCGCCCGCCCACGACCACGCCGACCACCGCCGCCAGGATGATCTCGAGCATGTCGTCGAAGGAAAGCCCCAGCTCCCAGCGCTCGTTGAGCTTGCGCAGCGCCAGCAGCGAGCCGACGAACCCGGCCACGTACGCCAGCCCGTACCAGCGCACCTGCACGGGGCCGAGGCTCAGCGCGACCGGGTCGATCCCGGGGTAGGTCAGCGCCAAGTCACATCGCCTCGAGCCGGCGGATGCGCTCCTCGATGGGGGGGTGGGTGTTGAACAGCCCGTCGATGCCCTTGTTGCGGTCTTTGAGCGGGTTGAAGATGTACAGCGATTCGGTCGCGCGGTTCGCCACGCGCAGCGGCGTCGTGTCCGCCGCGATCTTCCTCAGCGCCCCGGCGAGCCCGTCGGGGTAGCGTGTCAGCACCGCGGCGCTCGCGTCGGCGAGGAACTCGCGCTTGCGCGAGATCGACATCTGCATCACCACCGCAGCGAACGGCGCCACTATCGCCAGCACGAGCCCGATGACCGCGAAGACCACGTTGCCCCCGTTGTCCTCGTCGATGCCGCCCCAGATCATGGAGCGCGCGAACCACTCGGAGATGTACGCGACCGTCCCGGCGAGCACCGCCGTGAGCATCTGCAGCCGCGTGTCGAAGTTCTGGATGTGCGCGAGTTCGTGCGCGATGACGCCCTCGAGCTCGAGGCGGTCCATCTTGGTCACCAGCCCGCGTGTCAGCGCGATCGCGGCGTGCCTCGGATCGCGCCCCGTCGCGAACGCGTTGGGCGCCGGGTCCTCGATGATGTAGCACGCCGGCACGGGCAGGCCCGCCGCGATGGCGAGCGCCTCGACCGTGTTGACGATGTAGGGCTCCGTCTCCCGGGCCACCGGCCGCGCGCGGCTCATCCCGAGCACGAGCTTGTCGGAGTACCAGTACGACGTGAACCCGCCGAACAGCGCGAGCGCGAACCCGCAGAACGTCAGCAGGCCGCCGGTGCCGGCCGCCTCATCGAAGATCCACGACAGCAGCAAGACGAAGAGCACGAAGCCCGTGACGAGCATCGCGCTCTTCAGCTTGTTGGACGCTACCTGGTCGAACACGGCTTGACGTCCGCCTCACTCGCCTTCGAGACTAGAACTGGACCTTGACGGGCTCCTTGGCGGCTTCCTCGATCTCGAAGTACTCGGCGGCCTGGAAGCCGAGGATGCCGGCGACCAGGTTGGCCGGGAACGACTCGATGCCGGTGTTGTAGCTCATGACCGAGTCGTTGTAGAACTGCCGCGCGTACGCGATCTTGCTCTCGGTCCCGGAGAGCTCCTCCTGCAGCATCATGAAGTTCTGGTTCGCCTTGAGCTCCGGGTACGCCTCGGCGACGGCGAACAGGCTGCGCAACGTGCTCGTCAGCATGTTCTCGGCCGCACCCTGGGCGGCGACGCCGGTCGCGTCGACGGCCACCTGGCGGGCCTTGATGACCGCTTCGAGCGTCGCGGACTCGTGCTTCGCATAGCC is a window from the Actinomycetota bacterium genome containing:
- a CDS encoding prolipoprotein diacylglyceryl transferase (transfers the N-acyl diglyceride moiety to the prospective N-terminal cysteine in prolipoprotein), translated to MALTYPGIDPVALSLGPVQVRWYGLAYVAGFVGSLLALRKLNERWELGLSFDDMLEIILAAVVGVVVGGRLGYTLVYSSGQWLHDPLYVFRMWEGGMSFHGGLVGIMLAAIV
- a CDS encoding zinc metalloprotease HtpX — translated: MLVTGFVLFVLLLSWIFDEAAGTGGLLTFCGFALALFGGFTSYWYSDKLVLGMSRARPVARETEPYIVNTVEALAIAAGLPVPACYIIEDPAPNAFATGRDPRHAAIALTRGLVTKMDRLELEGVIAHELAHIQNFDTRLQMLTAVLAGTVAYISEWFARSMIWGGIDEDNGGNVVFAVIGLVLAIVAPFAAVVMQMSISRKREFLADASAAVLTRYPDGLAGALRKIAADTTPLRVANRATESLYIFNPLKDRNKGIDGLFNTHPPIEERIRRLEAM
- a CDS encoding LemA family protein, whose product is MEWVAIIALCCGGGFVVVAVFLIALYNRLVVLRNRVKNAWSQIDVQLRRRYDLIPNLVETVKGYAKHESATLEAVIKARQVAVDATGVAAQGAAENMLTSTLRSLFAVAEAYPELKANQNFMMLQEELSGTESKIAYARQFYNDSVMSYNTGIESFPANLVAGILGFQAAEYFEIEEAAKEPVKVQF